A DNA window from Chiroxiphia lanceolata isolate bChiLan1 chromosome 6, bChiLan1.pri, whole genome shotgun sequence contains the following coding sequences:
- the GEMIN2 gene encoding gem-associated protein 2 isoform X2, with amino-acid sequence MSRCGRGKNRPQKIEKEADSKHFMFSQISGCQPAPEGYSPTLRWQQQQVANFSAVRQSLNKHRNHWRSQHLDSNVIMPKSEDEEGWKKFCLGERIYSEIDALPNNENIGIDYMKVGFPPLLSIVSRMNQATVTSVLEYLISWFGEKKFTPELGRWLYALLACLEKPLLPEAHSLIRQLARRCSEVRVMEENKNEEQISALNLIICLVSRYFDQRDLADEPS; translated from the exons ATGTCCCGATGTGGTCGTGGCAAAAATAGACCccagaaaattgaaaaagaagCAGACAGTAAACATTTCA TGTTTTCTCAGATTTCCGGATGTCAGCCTGCTCCTGAAGGATACTCTCCAACACtcaggtggcagcagcagcaggtggcCAATTTCTCAGCTGTACGTCAG AGCCTGAACAAGCACAGAAATCACTGGCGATCACAACATTTGGACAGCAATGTTATTATG cCAAAATCAGAGGATGAAGAAGGCTGGAAGAAGTTCTGCCTGGGTGAAAGAATATACTCAGAAATAGATGCACTACCCAATAATGAAAATATAGGAATTGATTACATGAAA GTGGGCTTTCCCCCTTTGCTAAGTATTGTAAGCAGGATGAATCAG GCAACAGTAACCAGTGTCTTAGAATACCTGATAAGCTggtttggagagaaaaaatttaCTCCAGAACtg GGTAGATGGCTTTATGCGCTGTTGGCATGCCTAGAAAAACCTTTGCTACCTGAAGCTCACTCCCTTATTCGACAGCTGGCAAGACGATGTTCAGAAGTCAGGGTAATGGAG GAGAACAAGAATGAAGAACAAATATCAGCTCTGAACTTGATAATATGCTTAGTTAGCAG GTACTTCGATCAACGTGACCTGGCTGATGAGCCTTCCTAG
- the GEMIN2 gene encoding gem-associated protein 2 isoform X3: MSRCGRGKNRPQKIEKEADSKHFMFSQISGCQPAPEGYSPTLRWQQQQVANFSASLNKHRNHWRSQHLDSNVIMPKSEDEEGWKKFCLGERIYSEIDALPNNENIGIDYMKVGFPPLLSIVSRMNQATVTSVLEYLISWFGEKKFTPELGRWLYALLACLEKPLLPEAHSLIRQLARRCSEVRVMEENKNEEQISALNLIICLVSRYFDQRDLADEPS; the protein is encoded by the exons ATGTCCCGATGTGGTCGTGGCAAAAATAGACCccagaaaattgaaaaagaagCAGACAGTAAACATTTCA TGTTTTCTCAGATTTCCGGATGTCAGCCTGCTCCTGAAGGATACTCTCCAACACtcaggtggcagcagcagcaggtggcCAATTTCTCAGCT AGCCTGAACAAGCACAGAAATCACTGGCGATCACAACATTTGGACAGCAATGTTATTATG cCAAAATCAGAGGATGAAGAAGGCTGGAAGAAGTTCTGCCTGGGTGAAAGAATATACTCAGAAATAGATGCACTACCCAATAATGAAAATATAGGAATTGATTACATGAAA GTGGGCTTTCCCCCTTTGCTAAGTATTGTAAGCAGGATGAATCAG GCAACAGTAACCAGTGTCTTAGAATACCTGATAAGCTggtttggagagaaaaaatttaCTCCAGAACtg GGTAGATGGCTTTATGCGCTGTTGGCATGCCTAGAAAAACCTTTGCTACCTGAAGCTCACTCCCTTATTCGACAGCTGGCAAGACGATGTTCAGAAGTCAGGGTAATGGAG GAGAACAAGAATGAAGAACAAATATCAGCTCTGAACTTGATAATATGCTTAGTTAGCAG GTACTTCGATCAACGTGACCTGGCTGATGAGCCTTCCTAG
- the TRAPPC6B gene encoding trafficking protein particle complex subunit 6B produces MADEALFLLLHSEMVAGLYRAAEQGEGENGRCTTKLESMGFRVGQGLIERFTKDTARFKDELDIMKFICKDFWTTVFKKQIDNLRTNHQGIYVLQDNKFRLLTQMSAGKQYLEHAPKYLAFTCGLIRGGLSNLGIKSIVTAEVSSMPACKFQVMIQKM; encoded by the exons ATGGCGGACGAGGcgctgttcctgctgctgcacagcgAGATGGTGGCGGGGCTGTACCGCGCCGCCGAGCAGGGCGAAGGG GAGAATGGGCGCTGCACCACCAAGCTGGAGAGCATGGGCTTCCGCGTCGGACAGGGGCTCATCGAGAG GTTTACAAAAGATACTGCCAGGTTCAAGGATGAATTAGATATTATGAAGTTCATTTGCAAAGATTTTTGGACAACTGTATTCAAAAAACAAATAGATAACCTAAGGACTAATCATCAG ggTATTTATGTCCTCCAAGACAATAAATTTCGTCTCTTGACACAAATGTCTGCAGGAAAGCAGTATTTAGAACATGCACCGAAG TATTTAGCTTTTACCTGTGGACTAATCAGAGGAGGCCTATCGAATTTGGGAATAAAGAGCATTGTAACAGCTGAAGTTTCATCAATGCCTGCAT gTAAATTTCAGGTGATGATACAGAAGATGTAG
- the PNN gene encoding pinin, translated as MAVAVRALQEQLEKAKESLKHVDENIRKLTGRDPNDVRPPQNRLLALTGPGGGRGRGSLLLRRGFSDSGGGPPAKQRDLEGASSRLGGERRTRRESRQESDAEDDDIKKPALPSSVVATSKERTRRDLIQDQNMDEKGKQRNRRIFGLLMGTLQKFKQESTVAIATERQKRRQEIEQKLEVQAEEERKQVENERRELFEERRAKQTELRLLEQKVELAQLQEEWNEHNAKIIKYIRTKTKPHLFYIPGRMCPATQKLMEESQKKMNALFESRRNEFAEQINKMEARPRRQSVKEKEQQEVQNEEKKEEQNKEQEEGKVAQQVEEMETGNQHNDVEMEEAGEEKGKIGSGSGHSDAEKEQEEDEQKHVEFKVEETTEVRENDKQQDGQHEAVTVIKVESENIQPVDNEQDVAEMNEADSVEPVENENGKEGEPETECDAQPEKVCNVPSPKKEKGIKTENKAELEETQEKAPEAQTEPVTEALSQPHSEPLPQSPQLSQSTQDIEPQADKDENAVVSVKVVEAQAEQNQTLSVESKSKTRSRSRGRAGNKTGKSHSRSSSSSSSSTSSSTTSASSSSTGSSTSRSSSTSSSTTSGSTSRDSSSSSSSSSESRSRSRGRGHNRDRKRRRSTDRKRRDASGVDRSHKSSKGGSRDTKSSKDKSSRSDRKRSISESSRSGKRTSRSERDRKSDRKDKRR; from the exons ATGGCGGTGGCGGTGCGCgcgctgcaggagcagctggagaaagcCAAGGAGAGCCTCAAGCACGTGGACGAGAATATTCGCAAGCTCACGGGCCGGGACCCCAATGATGTGAG GCCCCCCCAGAACAGGTTGTTAGCCCTCACAGGCCCCGGTGGAGGTAGAGGACGCGGGAGCTTATTGCTAAG gcgTGGATTCTCTGATAGTGGAGGAGGACCCCCAGCCAAACAGAGGGATCTTGAAGGTGCATCCAGTAG gCTGGGTGGAGAACGTCGGACAAGAAGAGAATCACGCCAAGAAAGCGACGCAGAGGATGATGATATTAAAAAG CCAGCGTTGCCATCTTCCGTTGTTGCTACCTCCAAAGAGCGAACACGTCGAGACCTTATACAAGATCAAAATATggatgagaaaggaaaacaaag gaatCGACGTATATTTGGCTTGTTGATGGGCACTCTTCAAAAATTTAAACAGGAATCCACAGTTGCTATTGCTACCGAGAGG CAAAAGAGACGACAAGAAATTGAACAAAAACTTGAAGTGCAGgctgaggaagaaagaaagcaagttGAAAATGAGAGGCGAGAACTGTTTGAAGAAAGACGTGCTAAACAGACAGAGCTGCGGTTACTTGAGCAAAAGGTTGAGCTTGCTCAGTTG CAAGAAGAATGGAATGAACATAatgctaaaataattaaatacataagaacaaagacaaaaccCCATTTATTCTACATACCTGGCAGAATGTGTCCTGCTACGCAGAAGCTGATGGAAGAGTCACAGAAAAAGATGAATG CACTCTTTGAAAGCAGGCGAAATGAATTTGCAGAACAGATTAACAAAATGGAGGCCAGGCCCAGAAGACAatctgtgaaggaaaaagaacagcaggaggtgcagaatgaagaaaagaaggaagaacagaacaaggagcaggaagagggtAAGGTGGCTCAGCAGGTGGAAGAGATGGAGACAGGTAATCAGCACAATGATGTAGAAAtggaggaggcaggggaggaaaagggaaaaataggtTCAGGGTCAGGGCATAGTGATgcagagaaagaacaggaagaggATGAACAGAAACATGTGGAGTTTAAAGTAGAGGAGACTACTGAAGTGAGGGAGAATGACAAGCAACAGGATGGTCAGCATGAGGCGGTCACAGTTATAAAAGTGGAAAGTGAAAACATTCAGCCAGTGGATAATGAGCAGGATGTGGCTGAAATGAATGAGGCAGATAGTGTAGAACctgtagaaaatgaaaatggcaAAGAAGGAGAACCAGAGACAGAGTGTGATGCTCAGCCAGAAAAAGTGTGTAATGTTCCTTCTCCCAAGAAGGAGAAAGgtatcaaaacagaaaataaagctgaacTTGAAGAAACGCAGGAGAAAGCTCCTGAAGCTCAGACAGAACCTGTGACTGAGGCTCTGTCTCAGCCACACTCTGAGCCACTACCACAGTCACCTCAGTTGTCTCAGTCCACTCAGGATATAGAGCCCCAGGCAGACAAGGATGAAAATGCTGTGGTGTCTGTAAAGGTAGTtgaagcacaggcagagcagaatCAAACACTGAGTGTAGAAAGTAAGAGTAAGACCAGGAGTAGAAGCAGGGGTAGGGCAGGAAACAAAACTGGTAAGAGTCATagccgcagcagcagcagtagtaGCAGTAGTACTTCAAGCAGTACTACTAGTGCAAGTAGttccagcactggcagcagtaCCAGTCGGAGTAgttccaccagcagcagcactacAAGTGGAAGTACTAGCAGGGATAGTAGCAGCAGTAGCTCTAGTAGTAGTGAAAGTAGAAGTCGAAGCCGAGGAAGAGGGCATAACAGAGATAGAAAGCGCAGAAGGAGCACGGACAGGAAGCGAAGGGATGCTTCAGGAGTAGATAGAAGTCACAAGTCCTCAAAAGGTGGGAGTAGAGATACCAAAAGCTCAAAGGATAAAAGTTCAAGGTCTGACAGAAAAAGGTCAATATCAGAAAGTAGTCGGTCAGGCAAGAGAACTTCACGGAGTGAAAGAGACCGTAAATCAGACAGGAAAGACAAAAGGCGTTAA